From Nicotiana tabacum cultivar K326 chromosome 22, ASM71507v2, whole genome shotgun sequence, one genomic window encodes:
- the LOC107813294 gene encoding glyceraldehyde-3-phosphate dehydrogenase, cytosolic: protein MAKVKIGINGFGRIGRLVARVALQRDDVELVAVNDPFISVEYMTYMFKYDSVHGQWKNHELKVKDDKTLLFGEKPVAVFGIRNPEEIPWAEAGAEYIVESTGVFTDKDKAAAHLKGGAKKVIISAPSKDAPMFVVGVNEKEYKPDLNVVSNASCTTNCLAPLAKVIHDRFGIVEGLMTTVHSMTATQKTVDGPSAKDWRGGRAASFNIIPSSTGAAKAVGKVLPSLNGKLTGMAFRVPTVDVSVVDLTVRLEKEATYDEIKAAIKEESEGKLKGILGYTEDDVVSTDFVGDNRSSIFDAKAGIALSKNFVKLVSWYDNEMGYSTRVVDLIKHMASVQ from the exons ATGG CCAAGGTTAAGATTGGAATCAATGGTTTTGGAAGAATTGGGCGATTGGTTGCCAGGGTGGCACTCCAGAGAGATGACGTTGAGCTCGTTGCTGTTAATGACCCCTTCATCTCCGTTGAATACATG ACATACATGTTTAAGTATGACAGTGTCCACGGCCAGTGGAAGAACCATGAGCTCAAGGTTAAGGATGATAAGACTCTTCTCTTTGGTGAGAAACCTGTTGCTGTATTTGGCATTAG AAACCCAGAGGAGATTCCATGGGCTGAGGCTGGAGCAGAGTACATCGTGGAGTCAACAGGAGTCTTCACTGATAAAGACAAGGCTGCTGCCCACTTGAAG GGTGGTGCTAAGAAAGTCATCATTTCTGCTCCTAGCAAGGATGCTCCTATGTTTGTTGTTGGCGTCAATGAGAAGGAATACAAGCCAGACCTCAACGTTGTTTCTAATGCTAGCTGTACCACTAACTGCCTCGCGCCTTTGGCAAAG GTTATTCATGACAGATTTGGAATTGTTGAGGGTCTTATGACCACTGTCCACTCCATGACTG CCACCCAGAAAACTGTTGATGGACCATCTGCCAAGGACTGGAGGGGTGGAAGGGCAGCATCCTTCAACATTATTCCTAGCAGTACTGGAGCTGCTAAGGCTGTTGGAAAGGTGCTACCCTCATTGAATGGAAAGTTAACTGGAATGGCTTTCCGAGTTCCAACTGTTGATGTGTCTGTGGTTGATCTCACAGTGAGATTGGAGAAAGAAGCTACCTATGATGAAATCAAGGCTGCTATCAA GGAGGAGTCTGAAGGAAAATTGAAGGGAATTCTAGGTTACACTGAAGATGATGTGGTATCGACGGACTTTGTTGGGGACAACAG ATCAAGCATCTTTGATGCCAAGGCTGGAATCGCTCTGAGCAAGAACTTTGTGAAGCTTGTTTCTTGGTATGACAACGAAATGGGCTACAg CACTCGAGTGGTGGACTTGATTAAGCACATGGCATCAGTCCAGTAA